The segment GTATGGTGTACTTGGTATCGAAGGCTCCCAGAATCTTGCGCAGCTCTGCAAAGTTGCCGGTGTACGGCTCAAAGCCCAGCATCACATTCAGCTTCTCTCCGCTCTCCGCACCGCTTCCGGGATGGCTCTCAATACCCGAACGGGTGTAGAGGTAGCTCAGGATCCCCTTGATCATGGCATCGTAGCCAGTGATATGTGAGCCAACGAAGCTTGGCGTGTTGCAGTAGGCCACCGGATATTCCTCACTGATCACCCCTTTAATGCGGGCATTGCCGATAAAAGAGTTCAGGTCATCCCCGATGACCTCAGCCATACAGGTGGTACAGATTGCAACCATCTCCGGTTTGTACAAGGCGACACTGTTCTCCAGACCGTCAATCAGGTTATTCATCCCGCCGAATACGGCGGCATCCTCTGTCATGGACGTGGATACGGACGGCGTAGGCTCCTTGAAGTGGCGGCTGAGATGGCTGCGGAAGTAGGCATTGCAGCCCTGCGACCCGTGTACGAACGGCAGCGTCTTCTCGAATCCGAGTGCGGCCATGACTGAACCCAGCGGCTGGCACGCTTTATGTGGATTGATCACCACATTCTGGCGGCTGAAATTCTTCTCCATATATTCGGCGGACTTGGAGTAAGCGAGTGCTTCGGCGGTCTCCTGCTCGCTGCAGGGCGCTTCGAACTGCTTCTTGTTCTCCCGCTGCTGCACATAACGCTCTTCCTTGAACAAGCTGGTATTATCTTTAATATTCAGTTCATCCCTGCTCATACGCCCGCCTCCTCCGGCTTCCTTGTGCCTTGTCTGCCCACCAGATCCCATACCGGGCTGTTCACGGTCATATCCATATCCTTAGCGAACACCTTAAAGCCGTCAAAGCCGTGATACGGGCCACTGTAATCCCATGAATGCATCTGGCGGAACGGCACACCCATTTTGTGATAGACATATTTCTCCTTCACGCCTGAGCCCACCAGATCAATGTTCATCTTCTTCGTGAGCTCTTCCAGCTCATAAGCTGTAGGATCATCCATGACAATGGTTCCCTCGGCAAGCATCGGGAGCATCTTCTCATAGTCATCCTTGTGGGCGAATTCATAACCGGAGGCTACGATATCCATCCCCAGATCTTCATAAGCTCCGATGGTGTGGCGGGAACGCAGGCCCCCGATCATCAGCATGACGGTCTTATTCTCCAGGCGCGGTCTGTATTTGCGGATCACCGCATCCATAACCGGCTTGTATCTGGCGATCATCTGCTCGCAGTTCTCCTGAATCGTGTCATCGAAAAGCGCTGCAATCGCCCGCAGGCTCTCATACGTCTTCGTAGGTCCGAAGAAATTGTATTCCAGCCAAGGGATGCCGTAGGCCTTCTCCATATGATCCACCATATAGTTCATGGAACGGTGGCAGTGGATCAGGTTCAGCTTCGCCTTGTGGGCTACCTCCAGTTCGTTCAGAGAGCCGTCACCGGACCACTGGGCAATAACGCGCAGGCCCATCTCTTCCAGCAGGATACGGGAGGCCCAGGCGTCGCCGCCAATATTATAGTCACCTATGATATTCACATCGTAGGGACCGGTCTCAGCCAGCTCGGCACGGCCCATCACGAAGTCACGGATCGCATCGTTCGCAATATGATGGCCCAGCGACTGGCTGACCCCGCGGAAGCCCTCGCAGCGTACCGGAACAATCGGCATTTCCAGCTCCTTGGACATCTTCTTCGACACCGCTTCGATATCATCGCCGATCAGCCCCACCGGACATTCCGACTGGACAGAGATCCCCTTAGCCAGCGGGAACATCTCGGTAATCTCGCGCATAATGACGGCCAGCTTCTTATCCCCGCCGAACACAATATCCGTCTCCTGAAAATCACTGGTAATCTGCATCGCCGTAAAGTTATCGATGCCAAGCGTCCCATTCGCAAAGTTACGGCGTGAGCCCCAGCTATACTGTCCGCAGCCGACCGGACCGTGACTGATATGGACCATATCCTTGATCGGACCCCAGACCACCCCTTTGGAGCCGGCATAGGCGCAGCCGCGCGGGGTCATGACACCCGGACGGGATTTGATATTGGACTTCACCGCACAGGTGCTGCAATCAATGGCCTTTTCATCCGCCACCTGAAAATGCTTCTCGCGGTCCTTCCGCGCCTTTTTGGGATAGGCTTCCAGAATCTCCTCAACCAGCTTCTGATTCTCTTCAATACTCAGTCCCATGGTTTGACCCTCCTTTTTCGCTTCGCCTCAGAGCTTATTGCCCGGAAGCCTGCAGCTTCTTGATCGCAGCTTCTTCATCTTCAATGATGCCGAATTCCATCAGCAGCTCTTCCAGCTCTTCCATCGAGATCGGGGTAGGGATCGTCAGCATTTTGTTATTGAGGATTTTCTCGGCCAGTATTTCATATTCTTTCGCCTGCTGGTGCTCAGGATTATATTGGGCTACGGTCATTCTGCGCAGCTCGGCATGCTGAACGATGTTGTCGCGGGGAACAAAGTGAATCATCTGCGTGTTCAGGCGGCGGGCCAGCTCCATGATCAGCTCATCTTCACGGTCTGTATTCCGGCTGTTACAGATCAGGCCGCCCAGCCTTACGCCTCCGCTGGTCGCATATTTCAGGATACCTCGGGCGATATTGTTCGCTGCGTACATCGCCATCATCTCGCCGGAGCAGACGATATAGATCTCCTGGGCCTTGCCCTCACGGATTGGCATGGCGAATCCGCCGCATACTACGTCACCCAGTACGTCATAGGAGACGAAATCCAGATCCTGATACGCGCCCTCCTGCTCCAGAAAGTTAATCGCAGTGATAATCCCGCGTCCGGCGCAGCCTACCCCCGGTTCCGGCCCGCCGCACTCTACGTTGATAATGTCGCCGAAGCCTGTCTGCAGCACATCCTCAAGCTCCAGGTCCTCTACGGAGCCAAGCTCCGCCGCCAGCTCCAGCACGGAGTTCTGGGCTTTGGTATTCAGAATCAGACGGGTGGAATCTGCCTTCGGGTCGCAGCCTACGATCATGACTCTTTGTTTGAATTTGGTTGCCAGCTGAGCCAGGGTGTTTTGTGAAGTTGTCGATTTACCGATACCGCCTTTACCGTAGAACGCGATTTGTCTCATTGTTCATCATCCCTTCGAAATGTTTAATGTTTCAAAATAAGAGCTGTACTTCACGCTTTCGAGAATGGCTTCCTGAATGCCGCCATTGCGGACAAGAGGCAGGACACCGATTTTGTTCAGGCTGGCCCTTGGGGCCTCGCCGATGCCGGAGCAGAGAAGAATGCGGCAGTCACTTAGAATCGATATAATTTCTTGCAGCGTAGCTGCTTTGTCACCATTACAATCGGCCTTGCCATGGCAATAGGCTTGGATCTTGCGGACACCCAGAAGCTGTACATCCGTTCCGTCAGTGTCGTAGACCAGGAACTCAGTGGCATGACCGAAATGCTGATTCACCTTGTCGCCGCCTCTGGTGGCTACCGCGACCCGCGTCTTCGGCCCTCCGGCCTGAATGCGTCTGGCCTGTCTGGCTAAGACACGCTCACGGATCTTGGTGTCCAGCTCCCTCTGGAACATCGCCCGGGCTGCTTCATTAATGACCGGCTCCACCTCCATCGCTTCCAGCGGGAAATCGGGATTGCGGTCCTGGCCCAGCAGCCCGATCGCATCGGCCCGGCATTGCCGGCAGTGGCGCATCACCTTCATCCCCCCGCGGCCCAGCTGCTCCTGCAAATTAAGCAGTTCCTTCGGACGGGGCGCCTTGCGCCCATCCGCTTCATACTGGCTGCCCGGTGCGATAATAAGCGGTGTTACATTGTGCAGCGTGGCTCCGAGCTCTTTTACCCGCGCTGACACTGCCGTCAGATGATGATCGTTAACCCCCGGAATCATAATGGAATTCACTTTCACCAGAATCCCCAGCTTCGCCAGCATTTCAAGTCCCAGTAATTGACGGCGGATCAGCAGCTCGGCTGCCTCTCTGCCTTCGTACCGGACCCCTTCATCGAACACCCAGGGATAAATCGCCTGGCCGACCTCGGGGTCGATGGCGTTGATGGTAATCGTGACATGGCGGATGCCCAGCTCCATAATCTCATCCACATGCCGGTACAGCGTGAGTCCGTTCGTGCTGAGACAGAGGGAGACATCAGGCACATGCTTCCTGACCCGGGCGAAGGTATCGAAGGTCTGCTCCGGATTCGCCAGGGGATCTCCGGGTCCGGCCACACCCACTACCGAGAGCTGCATCAGCCCGGCGGCAACTCCCCGCACCTTGCGCTCCGCCTGCTCCGGAGTAAGCACCTCACTGACCACGCCCGGCCTGCTCTCATTCACGCAATCGAACTTGCGGTTACAGTAATTGCACTGGATGTTACAGGCGGGAGCAACCGGGATGTGCATCCGGGCATAGAACCGGTGGGCCTCCTCGCTGTAGCAAGGGTGGCGGCTAATCTCCTCCTCCGCTTCACTTGATAGACATGACGGCTGCATCATTTCCCACCTCCTAAAAGCTAAAAGTTTTATGGTTCAAATAGCCTTTGTTTTGGTTAATGTTATTTTAGTTAACATTAACTTCACTTGGCCGCTTTAATTAGTCTCATCATATTTTCATTACGGAGGATCGTCAATTAGTCCGACGTTCATTTCGTCCTTTATTTCCTTTTGTTTGCAGTTTCGCCATATCATATGTCAACTTATATAACTCACACTTATCATGTTTCCGTTTTCAGGCCTGTCACTTTCTAATGATATGTGTTCTCACAAAAACATTGACAATGTCTCTTAACTCGGATATGATACGTTTAGCCAGAAACGAATACTATAAAATTTCATATAATCCCGTAAAGGGGAGTAGCTGTTAGATAAAATCGTCAATACGAGAATATGAGGATATTCTCCGGTTTTATCGGCAATAGATTATTGTTAGCGAGACCTTTACCAACCAGGTTACCTTTATTCCAAAGGCTAATCTGTTTGGTAAAGGTCTTTTTTATATATATTTTTGGTTAAACTAATGGTATCACCGTTAGTTTCGCAAAAAGCAGCTAAACCCACTTGAGGAGGAAACAGCAATGGATTGGGGATTATTATTAGAATACGGATGGGTATTGCTCGTTCTCGTAGCACTGGAAGGGCTGCTTGCCGCAGACAACGCACTTGTACTCGCAATTATGGTTAAGCATCTTCCTGATGAGGAACGTAAGAAGGCATTGTTCTACGGATTGGCCGGAGCGTTTGTGTTCCGGTTCGGATCACTGTTCGTCATCTCCTATCTGGTAGACATCTGGCAGGTACAAGCCATCGGTGCGCTTTATCTGTTATTTATCGCGGGGAATCACATCTTCCGAAAAGTGTTATTCGCTAAGCCGGTCACGGAAGACGCCGCTGAAAGCGGAAGCCCTGGAGCTGTAAATAAGAAGAAAGCCAGCTTCTGGTTCACCGTACTTAAGGTCGAAGTAGCAGATATTGCCTTTGCTGTAGACTCCATCCTTGCAGCCGTAGCCCTGGCCGTTGCTCTTCCGGCAAGTGGTATCCGCAACATCGGCGGCCTCGACGGCGGACAGTTCCTTGTAATCTTTGCGGGCGGCTTCATTGGTCTCGTTATTATGCGGTTCGCTGCTTCCTTCTTCGTTAAGCTGCTTCACACCCGTCCGGGTCTTGAGGTTGCTGCCTTCTTCATCGTCGGCTGGGTAGGGGTTAAGCTCGCAGTCATCACACTGGCCCACCCTGCTCTGGGTGTATTGTCCGAAGACTTCGCACACAGCACCTGGTGGAAACTGACCTTCTATGTAGTTCTGATCATCATTGCAGCTACAGGCTGGTTCATGAGCAGTGTCAAGACCGAAGAGAATGTCGGCGAGAACCCGGTCAAGGAAGTTGATAAGCAGCTCGGTAAATAATCCGGGAAAGATCTTAAGCGCTTCTGTTATGCTTTAAACATACCAAAAAGCCCGTTTCCTCCATTTGGGGAAGCGGGCTTTATTGTGTTGAATGGTTATACTCAGCGGCTATCTCCGCCACTTCATGAATCTGTAATCCAGCACATCCACCAGCAGGAACAGCACGAATCCCACCAGACTGAACAGCATAATTCCGGCATACATCTCAGGGTAATCCAGCCGGAGCCAGGCATCCATGATAAAGAAGCCCATGCCATGCTCTGTCCCATAGATCTCGGTGAAAAAGAGTACTGAAATCGCTGTGCCCAGCGAAATACGAATCGTACTGAGGATCACCGACAAAGCGCCGGGAAGCGTCACATTCCAGAATTTCTGCATCGTGCTGGCACCAATACTCGTCAGCACATCATAAGTACTCTCGGGGATGGCCTTCACACCATCACGTACCGATATAATGACCTGAAACAGCAGGATCAGCATAATCATCAGCACCTTGGAGGTTTCTCCCAGGCCGAAGAAGAGCATGACCACCGGCAGCAGCGCAATTTTGGGAATCGGATAGGTCAGATAGACGACCGGGTCCAGTACCCGGTTCCAGAAAGGAGAGCGGCCCATCAGCAGACCGGCCAGCAAACCCAGCAGCAGAGCCAGCAGCACACCTTCAGTGATCCGCATCAGACTGTAGCCGATATTCAGAGCCACATCATGGGCCCCCAGCTGAAACATTGCCTTATAGACCGCGCCCGGGCTGGGCAGAATCGCGTGATTCATGAGCAGATAAGCGATATACCAGAGCGCATTCATTCCGGCAAAAACGAGCAGCAGGCGCAGCAGGTGAACAAAACGCCGTCGTTTTACCATTTCTCCATCATTACCTTTCGGATTCTCTTGGACTGCATAAAGTACTCCTCGCTCTCCCGCTTCTCAGAATGCTTTATTGCAAATACAGCAGCGTTATCGAGAATCTCCGGCGGCTCCTGCTGCCTGGGCAGCAGGATGATAATCTTCTGTCCAAGGAGAATCGCCTCCTCCACATCGTGGGTGACGAACAGCGTGGTCGCCGGATGTGCCTGCCAGTTGTCGATAAAAATCTGCTGCAGCCCTTCCCGCGTAATGGCATCCAGCGCCGAGAACGGCTCATCCAGCAGCAGAAGGGTCGGCAGAATGGCAAAGGCGCGGGCAATGGCCACCCGCTGCTGCTGACCGCCGCTCAGCGAGAGCGGAAACCGTCCGGCGAGCTGCGCAATTCCCATGGATTCAAGCCAATGCATAATTTGACGGTCCTGCTCCCGCCGATTGTGGCCTTCCCCGCCCGGACGGGCGATCCGCATCGCAATCCGGATGTTGTCACGGACCGTCTTCCAGGGCAGCAGGCCATAATTCTGCGGCACCAGCCCGATCAGCGTCTCCTTTTCATGGACAGATCTGCCATTGAAGAGCAGTTCCCCCTTGTAACCGGGCAGCAATCCGGCAATCGCCCGCAGCAGCGTGGATTTTCCGCTGCCCGAGGGACCGATCACCGTATAAATCCCGTGCTCCGGCAGGGTCAGGTTCATTTCACCCAGGGCCAGCTGCCCGTTCTGATAAGCTACATGCAGCTGATGAATGCGGAGACCGCTATTTTTTAAACTGGACATCGGAGATCACATCTTCAGCCGATAGCGTTTTGGTCAACAGTCCTTTTTCACGGGCCCAGCCAAAAGCAGCCTCCACTTCCTTCACATCCACCTGGTTCGCAGGCAGATACTCCGGCACCTTAATCTCATTCTTCAGCGTATCGGGATAGCCCACTTCCTTAATAATCAGGTCGATATATTCCGATTGGTCATGCGTCTTCATATAATCGACAGCCTCATCATAGGCGGCGTACATATCACGGATTCCCTGACCCTTGGCATCAATGGCACTCTGCGGAAAAGCCAGCACAAACGGATTGATTCCCGCACTATGGGTGGAGCTGAGAACGCGCAGACCGGCAGTACGGCCCATGGTTACAAAAGGCTCCGGCAAAACAGCCGCATCCGCCTTATGATTCTTAAGCAGCTCCAGACGCGTTGGAATCTGCGGCACTTCCGTTACGGTAATATCGGCTTCCGTCAGGCCGGCCTGCTTCAGCATCATGGCAACGGTATACTGGGTTGAGGTATTCTTGGACAGGATAACGGTTTTCCCCTTCAGATCCTTTACCTCTTTCACTTCATCATTTCCGGTCAGCAGGTCGAATTCACCTGTGGTCGTACTGGTGATTTTGACATCGAGTCCTGCTTCATTATAGATCGAGATCGCCACCAGATCCGCACTGAGGCCATCTACCTTACCCGCCTGAAAAGCCACATCACGATCCTTCGCGCTCTTGAAGGTCTGGATATCCAGGTTCACATGATGCTTCTGATCAAATCCCTGCTCATGGGCAATAATAAAAGGAATCGCATCGATGGATGGCAGCAGTCCCAGTGATATCGTAACAGCCTCAGCAGGTGCAGCTACAGCAGCTCCAGTATTAGTATCTTTGGCATTTCCTGCCTGTTTTGCGCTACCGCATCCGGCAGCTACTACACTGACAGCAGCAGTCAGCACAACTAGCTTCATAAGGTGTTTCCAGTTTCTTGTCTTCATGAATCCTAATTCCCCCATCTCTTATCGGTTACGCTTCATGCGAATTTATTCACATACATAGTACACCTATTGTCCTATTTTGTATATTTATAAATTTAAGTATCAGTTTTCTAATGTCCAATATGTTCATGGAATTCTTTTGACAGCAGCACCCAATAATGACGCAAATATGCTATAATAACCTGTACCTATTCCGCAGGTATCCCCTCTTCAAGCAGCAGTCCTATTCCAACCCTATCTAAGGAGCTGTGCCCTATGAGCGATGTAATTCTCCAGCAGATTCTTGCCGAGCTGCAAGGAGTAAAGTCCGAAATTAACGGAATGAAATCTGAAATTGCAGGAATCAAGTCTGAAATCACTGGAATGAAGTCCGAAATCGCAGGAATCAAGTCCGAAATTGCAGGAATCAAGTCCGAAATTGCAGGAATCAAGTCTGAAATTGCAGGAATTAAAGCCGATGTTAACAATCTTCAGTCAGAATTCGCTACGTTCAAGTCTGAAATTGCGGCCGAGCTGGTGATCATCAAGGCTGATATCGAAAGCATTAAGGAAGATACGAAGCTAATTCCGCTTGTTCAACAAGCGGTGTCTGAAGTCAACGTTGAAGTCGTTGCTGGCCGGGATTCTCTGGAGCGGATCGACCGGAGCCTGCGCGGACATGACGCAACACTGGATATACTGGCCCGGCGTTCTATAGATCAGGAAGCTGAAATGAAACGTTTAGCTGCTTCTGCATAACACCCTGCCCCGAAGCGACCGCCCTCCCGGCTGCCGCTTTTTTGTTGCCTCCATACAGTCCATACCACAAGGACATTACTCTCTTATACAAACACAAACCCAGTAATCACGACATTATTCCTTATTTATTTGTCTTTTACAGGCGGACATCACATTGATTTATTGATTATCTATGCTATAATGAAAGCGTAACCAGGATAGATGTCCCAGAGGTTCATTACCGTATTTCATCGCCAAGGAGGATGAATGCAATGCTGGCAGGAATTAAGGAACTGAAGAATTGGGTAACCGGAATGTGGCAGCCGGGGATGGCTTCCGGAGAAGAGGATTACCGGAGAATGGAATACAGCGCACACCGCCATCTGCACACACCGCCAACACCAAGCCCGCTTACTTATGAGCAGGAATCGCGCATCAAGACCGTCAAATTTCACTAATCTCCAGTTAGATGTATATATAGAACACCCTTCACCTATCAGGTTAAGGCCGCTAAGGAACGGGAGCATCCCGGTTCAAGCGGCCTTTTATTTGTTGCACTAGATTCATTATCTCGCCAACCACCGCAGGATCGTCTGTGCTG is part of the Paenibacillus sp. FSL M7-0420 genome and harbors:
- a CDS encoding TerC family protein — its product is MDWGLLLEYGWVLLVLVALEGLLAADNALVLAIMVKHLPDEERKKALFYGLAGAFVFRFGSLFVISYLVDIWQVQAIGALYLLFIAGNHIFRKVLFAKPVTEDAAESGSPGAVNKKKASFWFTVLKVEVADIAFAVDSILAAVALAVALPASGIRNIGGLDGGQFLVIFAGGFIGLVIMRFAASFFVKLLHTRPGLEVAAFFIVGWVGVKLAVITLAHPALGVLSEDFAHSTWWKLTFYVVLIIIAATGWFMSSVKTEENVGENPVKEVDKQLGK
- the nifH gene encoding nitrogenase iron protein, coding for MRQIAFYGKGGIGKSTTSQNTLAQLATKFKQRVMIVGCDPKADSTRLILNTKAQNSVLELAAELGSVEDLELEDVLQTGFGDIINVECGGPEPGVGCAGRGIITAINFLEQEGAYQDLDFVSYDVLGDVVCGGFAMPIREGKAQEIYIVCSGEMMAMYAANNIARGILKYATSGGVRLGGLICNSRNTDREDELIMELARRLNTQMIHFVPRDNIVQHAELRRMTVAQYNPEHQQAKEYEILAEKILNNKMLTIPTPISMEELEELLMEFGIIEDEEAAIKKLQASGQ
- the nifD gene encoding nitrogenase molybdenum-iron protein alpha chain, producing MGLSIEENQKLVEEILEAYPKKARKDREKHFQVADEKAIDCSTCAVKSNIKSRPGVMTPRGCAYAGSKGVVWGPIKDMVHISHGPVGCGQYSWGSRRNFANGTLGIDNFTAMQITSDFQETDIVFGGDKKLAVIMREITEMFPLAKGISVQSECPVGLIGDDIEAVSKKMSKELEMPIVPVRCEGFRGVSQSLGHHIANDAIRDFVMGRAELAETGPYDVNIIGDYNIGGDAWASRILLEEMGLRVIAQWSGDGSLNELEVAHKAKLNLIHCHRSMNYMVDHMEKAYGIPWLEYNFFGPTKTYESLRAIAALFDDTIQENCEQMIARYKPVMDAVIRKYRPRLENKTVMLMIGGLRSRHTIGAYEDLGMDIVASGYEFAHKDDYEKMLPMLAEGTIVMDDPTAYELEELTKKMNIDLVGSGVKEKYVYHKMGVPFRQMHSWDYSGPYHGFDGFKVFAKDMDMTVNSPVWDLVGRQGTRKPEEAGV
- a CDS encoding ABC transporter ATP-binding protein — encoded protein: MSSLKNSGLRIHQLHVAYQNGQLALGEMNLTLPEHGIYTVIGPSGSGKSTLLRAIAGLLPGYKGELLFNGRSVHEKETLIGLVPQNYGLLPWKTVRDNIRIAMRIARPGGEGHNRREQDRQIMHWLESMGIAQLAGRFPLSLSGGQQQRVAIARAFAILPTLLLLDEPFSALDAITREGLQQIFIDNWQAHPATTLFVTHDVEEAILLGQKIIILLPRQQEPPEILDNAAVFAIKHSEKRESEEYFMQSKRIRKVMMEKW
- a CDS encoding ABC transporter permease, translating into MVKRRRFVHLLRLLLVFAGMNALWYIAYLLMNHAILPSPGAVYKAMFQLGAHDVALNIGYSLMRITEGVLLALLLGLLAGLLMGRSPFWNRVLDPVVYLTYPIPKIALLPVVMLFFGLGETSKVLMIMLILLFQVIISVRDGVKAIPESTYDVLTSIGASTMQKFWNVTLPGALSVILSTIRISLGTAISVLFFTEIYGTEHGMGFFIMDAWLRLDYPEMYAGIMLFSLVGFVLFLLVDVLDYRFMKWRR
- the nifB gene encoding nitrogenase cofactor biosynthesis protein NifB, whose protein sequence is MMQPSCLSSEAEEEISRHPCYSEEAHRFYARMHIPVAPACNIQCNYCNRKFDCVNESRPGVVSEVLTPEQAERKVRGVAAGLMQLSVVGVAGPGDPLANPEQTFDTFARVRKHVPDVSLCLSTNGLTLYRHVDEIMELGIRHVTITINAIDPEVGQAIYPWVFDEGVRYEGREAAELLIRRQLLGLEMLAKLGILVKVNSIMIPGVNDHHLTAVSARVKELGATLHNVTPLIIAPGSQYEADGRKAPRPKELLNLQEQLGRGGMKVMRHCRQCRADAIGLLGQDRNPDFPLEAMEVEPVINEAARAMFQRELDTKIRERVLARQARRIQAGGPKTRVAVATRGGDKVNQHFGHATEFLVYDTDGTDVQLLGVRKIQAYCHGKADCNGDKAATLQEIISILSDCRILLCSGIGEAPRASLNKIGVLPLVRNGGIQEAILESVKYSSYFETLNISKG
- a CDS encoding ABC transporter substrate-binding protein codes for the protein MKLVVLTAAVSVVAAGCGSAKQAGNAKDTNTGAAVAAPAEAVTISLGLLPSIDAIPFIIAHEQGFDQKHHVNLDIQTFKSAKDRDVAFQAGKVDGLSADLVAISIYNEAGLDVKITSTTTGEFDLLTGNDEVKEVKDLKGKTVILSKNTSTQYTVAMMLKQAGLTEADITVTEVPQIPTRLELLKNHKADAAVLPEPFVTMGRTAGLRVLSSTHSAGINPFVLAFPQSAIDAKGQGIRDMYAAYDEAVDYMKTHDQSEYIDLIIKEVGYPDTLKNEIKVPEYLPANQVDVKEVEAAFGWAREKGLLTKTLSAEDVISDVQFKK